ATGAGCGGAGATGCTGCGACGCTTTGGCCGCGCGTGGCCGAAGGGCTGCGCCGCGACCTTGGCGTGCGTACCTTCGACCATTGGCTGAAGCCGGTGCGCTTTGCCGACTATTGCGCGCTGTCGGGCGTGGTGACGCTCGAAACCGTCAGCCGCTTTTCGGCGAACTGGATCAACGAACGCTTCGGCGACCGGCTCGAACTCGCGTGGCGGCAGCAGTTGCCCGCGGTCCGCAGCGTCATGGTGCGCGGCGGCGCCGCAGCGGATGACCGCGCCGCGAGCCTCGCGGCCGCGCCGCTACCGAACTTCGATACACCGGCGCCGGCTGTGCCCGCCGCCAATCCGGCGCTGCTCGGTTTCGACCCGCGCCAGTCGTTCGACCGCTTCGTCGTCGCGCGCAGCAACATTCTTGCCGCCAATGCCGCGCGCCGCATGGCGATGGTCGAGGCGCCGCAGTTCAATCCGCTCTACCTCTGCTCGGGCACCGGGCAGGGCAAGACGCATCTGCTGCAGGCGATCGCGCAGGATTATGCCGCAGCGCATCCGACCGCGAACATCATCCTGATGTCGGCCGAAAAATTCATGCTGGAATTCGTCGGCGCGATGCGTGGCGGTGACATGATGGCGTTCAAGGCGCGGCTGCGCGCCGCCGACCTGCTGCTGCTCGACGATCTCCAGTTCGTGATCGGCAAGAATTCGACGCAGGAAGAACTGCTCCACACGATCGACGACCTGATGACCGCGGGCAAGCGCCTGGTCGTAACCGCCGACCGTCCGCCCGCGATGCTCGACGGGGTCGAGGCACGCCTGCTGTCGCGTCTGTCGGGCGGGCTTGTCGCCGATATCGAAGCGCCCGAGGATGATCTTCGCGAACGCATCATTCGCCAGCGGCTCGCCGCGATGCCGATGGTCGACGTGCCCGACAATGTCGTCGCCTATCTGGTCAAGCATTTCACCCGCAACATTCGCGAACTCGAAGGCGCGCTCAACAAGCTGCTCGCCTATGCCGCGCTCACCGGCACGACGGTCGACCTGACGCTCGCCGAAGACCGGCTCGCCGAGAATGTCCGTACCGCGCGCCCGCGCATCACGATCGACGAGATCCAGCGCGCGGTCTGTGCGCATTATCGTCTCGACAAGAGCGAAATGGCGTCGAAGCGCCGCGTCCGCGCGGTCGCGCGCCCGCGCCAGGTCGCGATGTACCTCGCGAAGGAACTCACGCCGCGTTCCTATCCCGAGATTGGCCGCCGTTTCGGCGGGCGCGACCATTCGACGGTGATCCACGCGGTACGCACGGTCGAGGCGCTGCGCGTCGCCGACAGCGAACTCGACGCCGAAATCGCGGCGATCCGGCGCGCTCTCAACAGCTGATCCACAGGCTTATGCCGGAGTTGTCCCCTGGGTTATCCCCGGGGTTATCCACGCCCTGGCTGGCCGCTGTTCGGCGGTCTGCGGGCGGTATTTAGAAATCCGGATCGACGGGGCGCAAAACCGCGGAACGGCCGTTGCCCTGGGCGATCAACCTGTCGGGGGGCGATCCCTTTTCCACCCAGTCCTCGACCGCGAGACGGATGTCGTACTGGGGATGCCGGGCGCCCGCAGGGGCATCGAGCGACTGGCCGAAGTTCGTCGCCGCCGCACCGCCCTGACAATGCTGCATGCCCGGTACCATGAAGAGCCGATAGAAATCGGGCAGCGGTGCCTGCCCCTGCGTCGCCTTTCCGACCGACCGGTACCAGTCGAGACCCAGGCGGGGCGCAATGACGGCGTCGGACCAACCGAAATAGGACAGGATCTTGCCGCCTTTGTCGCGAAAGCGCTGAAGATCGGCGGGGCGCACATCAAGCTCGGCCGAAAGCTGTGCGGGTGAATAATATGCGAACAGATGCTGCCGCGACTGTTCGGCGAAGGTCCGCTGCGATTGGGCGGCCGGATCCGCGTTGACGATCCATCGTTGCCAGTCGGCGATATCCATCGCGGCCGGCTGGTAGCCCGCGTCGACGATGCGGGCGAGCGAGGCAAGCTGCCCTTTCGAAAGGCAGCCGGACCGTGGCCCGCCCGTGCAGGCAAGGCGCGACCAGTCCGGCCGGCACGCGCCGGGTTGTTGAGCAATGCCGTTCCGTACCGATTTCGCCGGGCAGGCCGCGATTGCGGTGCGTCGGATGAGGTCGAGCTGCGGCGTGCCGAGCCAACCGTCCGCGCTGCGAACGCTATCCTGAATAGCGCCGAAATGACGTAGCTGGACCGTCCATGGATTGGCCGGCGCGCCCGCGATCACGCCGTCCCAATCCTCGGGCCAGCGCGCCGCCGCCATCAGCGCCATCCGCCCGCCGTTCGAACAGCCCATGAAATAGCGATGCCCGGGCGCGCGGCCATAATAGGCGAGGGTTATCGCGTCCGCCGCGTCGCGGGTCGCCTTGATCGAGCGCCAGCCATAGTCGGCGAGGGCCACGGGGCGATCCGCGGCCCAGCTCGCATCGAAGCCGTCGCCGCGGTGTCCGGTGTCGGTCGCCGCGATGACATCGCCGCGCTCCGCGCCCTCGGCCAGCGTCGGCAAATGGATTGCACCCGCGAAGCCGCCATTGCCGATCTGGTAATAACGCCCGCGCCAGCGTTCGGGCGCGGGCAGGTAGACGGTGAAACGGATGTCCGACCCGGGCACCGGATGCGCCGATCCGCTGACCCGGCAGATGCCGTCCGAAAGCACCGCGCTTTCGACCACGGCCTTGTCGAGCGCCAGCGTGGCAAGATGGGCGCAGCGGTCATCCACGGCGGGGCTGCCGAACGACAGAAGCAGGGGCAGCCAGGCGAAGACGTCAGGCAGCTTGCTCGTCTTCCCATGCGAATTTGAACGACCCCGCCGTCGGGTCGACGCCCGCGAGCATCATCCCCTGGCCGCGCGAACTATGCCGGTCGTTGAGCGGCACGTCGGCGGGATCGCGGAGCTGGATCAGCAGCGTCGTGCGCGGTTCGTCGGAGGTGTTGAGCCCCGACCCGTGGACGGTCAGATAATGGAAAAACAAGGCATCGCCTGCCTTCGCGGGAAGCGGGGTCGCGCCCTCGATCGGATAGGTTTCGGTCGAGGCATGATGATCCTTGCCCTCGGCGGGCAGCGGGCCGAGCTTGTGGGTGCCCGGATAGACGCGCAGGCATCCCTTTTCCTCGGGCGCGTCGTCGAAGTGCAGGATCACGGCGATCATCGAATGGTCGCGATGCGGGAAATAGGGATAATCCTGATGCATCGGAAAGGGCGAGCCCTTTTCCGGCGGCTTGATGAACATCTTGTTGTGGTGAAGCTGGACGTTCGGGCCGATGATGTCCTGCGCGATTTCGGTCAGCCGGGGGTCGGTGAGCAGCCGCGTCACCATCGCCGAGCGGAAATGGACGTCGTGGCAGTGGGTGATCGTCGTGCCGCTGCCGCGCACGCTGTCCCACGTCGCGTCGCTGTTGCCCTCCTTGTCGGCGATCCGGTGCATCTCGGCACGGAAGGCCGCGGCTTCCTCGGCGCTGAACAGGCCGGGGACGAGGACATAGCCCTGCTCGTCATAGAATTTTTTCTGCTCTTCGCTCAGCATCGCCGCGGCATCCTTATGGTCCAGATATGCGCCGACCGTGCCGCTTTCGGCCGATGATCGCAATTGGCCTACGTCTTATCTTGTGGTAAAAAATCGAACATGAAAAACCTCGATCTGCCGCTGGAGGATTTGCCCCGCATTGCTGTCGCGGGGCAATTTGTCCTCGCCGACAGCGGTTTTTCGACGATCCATCGGGGGCGCACCCACGCACTGCATCTCCACGGCTACACGGGCGAAATGGAGCTGGCGGGACAGCGTATCCGCATCGCGCCTGGCGATATCACGCTGAGCCCCGCGGGCTTGGTGTCGAGTTACGACCTCGCCGCGCCGGGCGCCCATTGGTGCATCCATATCGAAGCTGTGGAAGGGCAAGGGACGTGTGCTCCGATTGCGCTCCACCTGCCGGGATGCGCCGCCCTGCGTGAACGCTTTGCGCATATCAGCGGGTTGTTCGCGACCGCCAGCGACCCGATCGCGCATATCGCGGCACGGCTCGCGGCGCAGGACCTTCTCCTGACGCTTGCGCGTCGCACCGACCCATTGCCCGAGGACGATGCCGCGGCGCGCGCCGCCGAATATATCGACCGTCATTTCCACGAAGCGATCGGCGTGCGCGACATCGCCGCCGCGGCGGGTCGCGCGCCCGCTTATCTCGCGCGGCTGTTCCGCAGCCGCTTCGGTACCACGGTCCCGCACCGCCTGCTCCAGCGGCGCGCCGAACATGCGCGCTTCCTGCTCGAATCGACCGACCTGCCGATCTGGCGCGTCGCCGAACGCTGCGGCGTCGCCGACGCACAGCGCTTCAACAAGATGGTGCGGAGCCTGCTCGGCGCGAGCCCGAGCGCCGTACGCGCGCGTGTCCGGGGACCGGTGGTCGATCCCGATCGCTGATCAGCGCCAGGCCAGCCAGATTGCCGCGGTCCACGAGAAATCGTCACCGCCGCTGCCCGACCCGTCGACGGGGCTATAGGCTTCGTAAAAGCCATTGCGTTCCATCAGCGCCAGCGTGTCGTGGCGGACGCGCGCCGCCTCGGCATCGAAACCCGCTTCGGCCAGACCGGTGCCGATCATGTAATTCACGACCGCCCACACCGGGCCGCGCCAGTAGCGGATCATCTGGAAGCCCGGATCCTCGGGATCGAGGCTGGGCATCAGATATTCGACCTTGCTGCCGATGCGGTGCAGGTGCGCCAGCATCGCGGCATCCTTCGCGGGGTCGGCAAGGCCGGCGTAGAAGCTCAGGAACGATGCGCTGGTGATGAAACCCGACGAGCGACCGGTGAGGAGGTCGCGCGAGCACCAGCTATGCTTTTCCTCGTCCCACAGCCAGTCGATCCCGGCTTCGGCCTTCGCGATCATCGCGCGGATTTCGGCAGCTTCCTCGTCGCGGCCAAGATATTCGGCGAGCGCCAGGAGGTCGCGGTTCGCGCGCAGCAGAATCATCGACATGCCGATGTCGGCGACCTTGAACGGGTTGCCCGCGGTGATCTTCGCATGGTCCCATCCCTGCGCGACGCCATATTGGACGAGCGCGAGATAGCGGTCATATTCCAGCTTGGTCGGCCGCATCTTCGCGTCGAGATGGCCGGTGTCGCGGCGGGTGTATTCGCCGACGTTCGAGATGTCGATCGGCTCGCCGGGGATGTCCCATTCGGGCGAATTGTCGCGGCCGGTTTCCCAGGGATGCATCGCGACGACGACGCCGCGGCCTTCGGGGTCGCGATAGTCGCGGAACCAGCGATGCCAGCCGACCAGCTTGTCGAACAGGCTTTCGAGGCGGAGGCGATAGGCGTCCTCTGCCTCTGCCGCGATCGCGCTGTCCCACAGCTTGCGGACGACCGTCGCGGCCACGGGCGGCTGGGTGATGCCCGAGGTGACAGGGGTCTTGCCCGTCGCCCAGACCGAGGGGCCGGGGAAATAGCCGGGGTCGTCCTGCCAGAAGACGATGTGCGGCAGGAAGCCGTCGTCCCACTGCGCGCTGAACAGCGTCTCAACCTCTTTCCACGCGCGGTCACGATCATAGGTGTCGAAGCCGAGGGCGACGAAGGCCGAGTCCCAGTTCCACTGGAAAGGATAGACCCGGCCGTTGGGGACGGTGTAGCCGCCGCGGTCGTTGGCGGTCAGGATGGCGCGGGCACCCGCGTCAAGCTTGTCAATTGTCATGTCGCGGATGCCCGTTTTCTCTCTCAGAAGTTGAAGGTGGCGCGCGCCGTGATACGGCGCGGCAGGACCGGACGGCCGACGAAGTAAGCGCCCCCGACCGTCTGGTTGTTGTCGAGACGCGGCGACCCTTCGGTCGTTGCATCGGTGTCGAAGACGTTGAACACATTCACACCCAGGCGCAGGCTCTTGTTGCCGAGCGGCACGGTATAGCCCGCGTCGAGGTTGACGATATTCCACCCGTCGAGCTTGATCGAATTGTTCGACGCGGTGAAATTGTCGCCGGTGTAGTTGGTGAAGAAGGACACATCGAGCGCGCCATCGTCATAATAGAGGCCGGCATTGTACAGGATCTGCGGCTGACGCTCGAGATCGTTGTCGATGATCGCCGGATTCGACGTCGGGACGCCGCCGACGTTCGACTGGAACTCGGTATATTTCGCCTTCTGCACTGTCAGATTGCCGTTGAAGCGCAGATTGGTGAGCAGCTTCAGGTCGAACACCGCCTCGACACCATAGGATTCGGTGGCGACCAGATTGACGAGTTCCTGAAAACCGCCGCCCGGCGCGTTGACGAACAGCACCTGCCGGCGGTTCTTGAGGCTGGTGTAAAAGGCCGAGGCTTCAAGGCTGAAGGCCGGCTGGCTGACCTTGATGCCGCCCTGCACCTGCTTGATGATTTCGCCTTCATAGCTTTGCGTGCCGGGGGCCACGCTGGCATTGGCGGCGGTCCCGGCGGGCAGCGGCAGGAAACCGACCGCGCGCACCTCGGGGAAGAAATAGCCCCGGCTGGCATTGAGATAGAGGCTGACATCGTCGGTCAGTTTGTAGAGCGCGCCGGCGGCCAGCGCCCACTCGGTCGTCGAAACCTTGCCGGTCAGATAGCCGTCATTGCCCCAGATCACGTCGCGCAGCGACGCCGACAGGTTGGGCGTGGTGGCGTCGGTCACCGTCGTCGACGTCCGCTCGCGGCTGATGTCGCCCTTATAATGTTCGACGCGTCCGCCGATATCGAGGTTGAAGCGGTCGCCGATCTGCATCTGGTCGGCGAAATAGGCGGCGTAGCGCTCAGCCTGATGCCGGTTGTTGACATAACCGCCGCCGGCGTTGAGCAGGCCGTTCCGCGAAATGATCGTCGTGACGTTCGTATTGGGGTTGGTGACCGACAGGTTGATCAACTGCGGCTGGTTGTTGAACGCCGCGAGGAATGTCGTCGTGACGTTGACGTCGCGCGCGACCGTGTCGGCATAGAAGCCGCCGAGCGTGAAGCTGTGCTCGATATTGCCGGTCGTCGCTTCCTTGGTCAGGTTCAGCTCGGCA
This sequence is a window from Sphingopyxis sp. USTB-05. Protein-coding genes within it:
- a CDS encoding TonB-dependent siderophore receptor, with amino-acid sequence MTAHRRFSRTFRNALLCATPLAATLMPLQVAHAQDTDQTAPQTADEAVASDQDTIIVTGTSRGRIALDTPLAVTSVGEDSLARLGVSSQADILASIPTIKADAGGGEVASNVFVRGLPSGGQYQFTPLMYDGIPVMSTFGLNSSAYDVYYRNDLGISRLEFVRGGVSNLFGPGSVAGLINYISKSGRDELEGTAQIEWAEKGRYRGDAAISGPLGENLYFALSGFYRKDDGPIKTGLDTEGFQVRGNLKYEFPDDSGSITLYGQYIDDQAQFYLPVPLDGTTRGRIAGNDGKKVYQLMTPDVAGLGFNTPDGPFATDITDGVTTRGGQVALAFDKKFGDSGWGINGRVKYSDYKHKFGLWSDGDGVVNVPETLNAFVTNAARRGQIPELNGITAANATFTYVGGGAVAADDLVFANRFTDRNRPMHDLSAELNLTKEATTGNIEHSFTLGGFYADTVARDVNVTTTFLAAFNNQPQLINLSVTNPNTNVTTIISRNGLLNAGGGYVNNRHQAERYAAYFADQMQIGDRFNLDIGGRVEHYKGDISRERTSTTVTDATTPNLSASLRDVIWGNDGYLTGKVSTTEWALAAGALYKLTDDVSLYLNASRGYFFPEVRAVGFLPLPAGTAANASVAPGTQSYEGEIIKQVQGGIKVSQPAFSLEASAFYTSLKNRRQVLFVNAPGGGFQELVNLVATESYGVEAVFDLKLLTNLRFNGNLTVQKAKYTEFQSNVGGVPTSNPAIIDNDLERQPQILYNAGLYYDDGALDVSFFTNYTGDNFTASNNSIKLDGWNIVNLDAGYTVPLGNKSLRLGVNVFNVFDTDATTEGSPRLDNNQTVGGAYFVGRPVLPRRITARATFNF
- a CDS encoding tannase/feruloyl esterase family alpha/beta hydrolase, with protein sequence MDDRCAHLATLALDKAVVESAVLSDGICRVSGSAHPVPGSDIRFTVYLPAPERWRGRYYQIGNGGFAGAIHLPTLAEGAERGDVIAATDTGHRGDGFDASWAADRPVALADYGWRSIKATRDAADAITLAYYGRAPGHRYFMGCSNGGRMALMAAARWPEDWDGVIAGAPANPWTVQLRHFGAIQDSVRSADGWLGTPQLDLIRRTAIAACPAKSVRNGIAQQPGACRPDWSRLACTGGPRSGCLSKGQLASLARIVDAGYQPAAMDIADWQRWIVNADPAAQSQRTFAEQSRQHLFAYYSPAQLSAELDVRPADLQRFRDKGGKILSYFGWSDAVIAPRLGLDWYRSVGKATQGQAPLPDFYRLFMVPGMQHCQGGAAATNFGQSLDAPAGARHPQYDIRLAVEDWVEKGSPPDRLIAQGNGRSAVLRPVDPDF
- a CDS encoding AraC family transcriptional regulator, with protein sequence MKNLDLPLEDLPRIAVAGQFVLADSGFSTIHRGRTHALHLHGYTGEMELAGQRIRIAPGDITLSPAGLVSSYDLAAPGAHWCIHIEAVEGQGTCAPIALHLPGCAALRERFAHISGLFATASDPIAHIAARLAAQDLLLTLARRTDPLPEDDAAARAAEYIDRHFHEAIGVRDIAAAAGRAPAYLARLFRSRFGTTVPHRLLQRRAEHARFLLESTDLPIWRVAERCGVADAQRFNKMVRSLLGASPSAVRARVRGPVVDPDR
- a CDS encoding phytanoyl-CoA dioxygenase family protein, with the protein product MRSSAESGTVGAYLDHKDAAAMLSEEQKKFYDEQGYVLVPGLFSAEEAAAFRAEMHRIADKEGNSDATWDSVRGSGTTITHCHDVHFRSAMVTRLLTDPRLTEIAQDIIGPNVQLHHNKMFIKPPEKGSPFPMHQDYPYFPHRDHSMIAVILHFDDAPEEKGCLRVYPGTHKLGPLPAEGKDHHASTETYPIEGATPLPAKAGDALFFHYLTVHGSGLNTSDEPRTTLLIQLRDPADVPLNDRHSSRGQGMMLAGVDPTAGSFKFAWEDEQAA
- a CDS encoding trehalase family glycosidase, which gives rise to MTIDKLDAGARAILTANDRGGYTVPNGRVYPFQWNWDSAFVALGFDTYDRDRAWKEVETLFSAQWDDGFLPHIVFWQDDPGYFPGPSVWATGKTPVTSGITQPPVAATVVRKLWDSAIAAEAEDAYRLRLESLFDKLVGWHRWFRDYRDPEGRGVVVAMHPWETGRDNSPEWDIPGEPIDISNVGEYTRRDTGHLDAKMRPTKLEYDRYLALVQYGVAQGWDHAKITAGNPFKVADIGMSMILLRANRDLLALAEYLGRDEEAAEIRAMIAKAEAGIDWLWDEEKHSWCSRDLLTGRSSGFITSASFLSFYAGLADPAKDAAMLAHLHRIGSKVEYLMPSLDPEDPGFQMIRYWRGPVWAVVNYMIGTGLAEAGFDAEAARVRHDTLALMERNGFYEAYSPVDGSGSGGDDFSWTAAIWLAWR
- the dnaA gene encoding chromosomal replication initiator protein DnaA, giving the protein MSGDAATLWPRVAEGLRRDLGVRTFDHWLKPVRFADYCALSGVVTLETVSRFSANWINERFGDRLELAWRQQLPAVRSVMVRGGAAADDRAASLAAAPLPNFDTPAPAVPAANPALLGFDPRQSFDRFVVARSNILAANAARRMAMVEAPQFNPLYLCSGTGQGKTHLLQAIAQDYAAAHPTANIILMSAEKFMLEFVGAMRGGDMMAFKARLRAADLLLLDDLQFVIGKNSTQEELLHTIDDLMTAGKRLVVTADRPPAMLDGVEARLLSRLSGGLVADIEAPEDDLRERIIRQRLAAMPMVDVPDNVVAYLVKHFTRNIRELEGALNKLLAYAALTGTTVDLTLAEDRLAENVRTARPRITIDEIQRAVCAHYRLDKSEMASKRRVRAVARPRQVAMYLAKELTPRSYPEIGRRFGGRDHSTVIHAVRTVEALRVADSELDAEIAAIRRALNS